Genomic DNA from Electrophorus electricus isolate fEleEle1 chromosome 23, fEleEle1.pri, whole genome shotgun sequence:
TATCAGCTTTGAATAAGCACAATGACTAATAATAACTCAAAAGACAAAGTTCATGAACAAACTTTATGCTGGCTTCACAAAGTAGAAAAAGACCATTTGGCTGTTTTAATGGGACACTTAGAATAGTGACTTTGAGTCACAAGCAGCAAAGAAATAGAAGATCAGGGCTCTCTACTGCTCATAAGCAGTGTTGGACCTAAATGATCAGAACCCAATGTTCTGAATGTACAATCTCATTTCATAACAAAGAGGCTAGTTACTTCCTTACTAGTAACATATTTTGGAGTCgtagaaagaaaacagaaaaaaagtgcagtGTGGATCTATTCAGCCAACAAAAGGAAATTTTAGATTGTTTAgaaaatgacttttatttttgaaatttgaTCCAAACAGATTTGATGAGCCCAGTGTTGCCAGATTGGCATGGTCGGACTTTGTTTGAAATTGGCAGGGATAACATGTTTTGGTGGGTGGAGAAATCACCTGTCGAGAAGACCCCGTTGCCATGCTAATCTCTACAGTGATTAATCAACTAGACGCCATCAATAAGCTCTCACAGTGCCAAAGTGGGGAAAAGACAAACTAAGTTAACGGAGAGAATGGGAATGTGACCCTGAACTAAAGCCAAATTCTGAAGCGTACGGCAGGTATGCTTAgtgttcaaaaatattttctagttGAGCATCAGAGGCAAAGTGTAAATAAAAAACtgccagctagctagttaaacTAGGCAAATTAGAATAATGTGTCTATAAAAGATATCTAGCTAGCTGACTCGGCATGAGTTCAATATTCCCTCGTCGTTTCCtgtgtcattattatttttattattcttattacaAAAAATagacttttattatatttattatgaatTTTGGAGAGTACATTTGTCAAGCTGTAGGAGCGTGCCAAAGGGTTACTCCTATTGGCCGAGAAATGCTGCCAGTTACACAATGAGACAGAAAAGGTTGCCAGTATTGTGCCGAATTCCTGCTCCACTGCAAAACCATACATTCACTTTTAGTACGATAGCTCCCCAGGACACGTCTTTATTACCTTAACATTAACTAACATGTGGAACATAACTTCATACATTTCAAGGCAGTTATCATTTTATGTATTGTATTGGTCTCACTCCGTTCTGAAACAAAGTAGGTCAGTAAAAGATGCAAATATGCTGCAGCATCCAACTGTGCGCGATGCGAACATACGAGCTAATGCAGGCAAAGGGGGATCAGATGGACTGGCTGACGGAAAAAGCCAAGTGGGGACATGGAGCGTTAAATATGCCCTTGTGAGAACTGGGTTTGGCTAAGATGCTCATCAGGTGAGGACTGGATCCTCGATGGTACCTGTAAGGATGACGTCATACGGGGACGCCTCCGGAAATCACAAAGGAAGTGTGCACGCCACCCCCCAGAGGACAGCGAGCGGCGGGTAAGGGCGGACTGTTTTATACCCTGTGTTATATACGTAAACCAGACTGTTTTATACCTCGTTATAATAGAGCTACGTTTACCAGTCTGCGTCTCGCACGATGAGATATGTGTGTCGTCTCCTTACTGTTCTTCCCCATCCCCCGCCTTAAACGCAGAAGTGGTTTGATCATCCTCAAACTACTGCTGGACAGACAGCAGATATCAGTTCAGACCCTGTTAgctaaaatgaaaccaaaatcaAGATGTCAGAAACGaaaggagtagagagagagagagagcaaaaagcGGACAGGCAGCTTCTGAGGTGAGCCTGAACTGGGCACAAAGATGTTTTGTAGTAACGTGAGATAACTAGCTAACGATTAACTCCCTTTGCGGTCATTGATATAAACGATAAAACTACTGCGCAAACTACGGTGTTTCTGCGCTGCCGTGTCTCTTATTCCTGATCTGTTCTTTCCTTCAATCTTACGCCACTTGTTGATGGTGTCTCATGTTTCTGTAAAGCAGCTGTCATGATGGATATTgttaaaagaaaacagcacCATACAAACAACCCTGAATGTGCAGTATTTGGATGGGTGATTACTGACCTCCTCGTAGGAACTCACTGCGGAGCAGTTTGGTGTTGTCACGCGAGAGCTAGATGATCTGATGGGTTCCCAGCTTTAATCTGCTGTCAAAATAAGCTAAAATCACTTACAGTATCCATGGCCATGTGTTCTGTGATATTGTACTCTGTTTAacatgtgtctgttgttgtttgcaGTATGGCTTCGTTGGAGAGTGCAGAGGTCTACATTCCCCGGGACGCCTGTGTCAGAACTATCCGTCTGCAGGATCTGCCCTTGTCCATCAGCAGGAAAATTGGCAACTGTCTTCGAGCAAGCGAGCATGAAAGGCAAGCATGCCGACGCTCGTCTCCGACGGCCACGTGGATCTGTCCGGTGGAGCTGCGGCCGGGAGCAGGGGAAAGACCTGCAGCGGGCAGGACACTCGTCCCGCTCGAGGGGCAGGTCTGCCTGCCGGTAGTGAGCGCCAGTCTGTTAGCCCACAGACTCCTTCAGGAGGCTCTGCCTTATGGAAATCGCTCTCACAGTTCCGCTGGGCCGGACGGCGGAGCTGCGCCGGTGTCCTGCAGTAGAGTGTCTGCTGGCAGGAGGAATGCCATGATCTTGTATGATGGCCAGATCTTCCTCTCGGTGAGGAAGACCAAGAACCAGGTGTGTTGGAATAGGAACCTGTGCCATTTGACCAATGTCACATTTGATTCGGTTtaatttttgtctttattcATCTAGTTTCATTAGAGTCTGAGGTTTTGATTTGGTAGTACTCAGGTAGTTCTAGAGCTCCCGGGTGCAACTGACTGTGTCATGCAGAAGCCAGCAGGTGGGAGTGTTGCTGTTCTACATCGTATCTCAGATACTTCATGTTGTCCTCATCTCATGTACCCCTGAATTATTTAGCTGTGCTATGGCACTGTATCAGTACAGAAAAGGTTTGAGATTTATGCTGCAACTACAAATCTAATTGTTACATTCAATGCAGAGAACTAAATGTAACTCTATAGAGATAAACATTTGtatagaaaattaaaaaaaacaatattttgaaAGTATTTGAAAGataaaaatgacatgaaaagAATGCTGTTATTGTAGCATGCGGAGTGATTCTACTGTGTGTGGCAGGGAAGAGGGACCCGTCACACCATACCGCACAATGCAGGAGCTGGTAGACCCCAGAATGATGGATGGTCTAAACAGGAACCAGCCTGCCAGATCCCAGGTTTGGAGAGTGTCCAGAACGAGCACCACATGGAGGAGACGGACAACGGCGTCCAGCAGGACGGTCTTCCCAGTGGGAGTGTTTATTCAAATGATGCAGCCGTCACGGAGCGTCTGGTTGGAGACAGTAGGCGGAGCCTCAGTGGATTGGAGGCAGACGTTATGGGAGGTGCCGAACGTAGTTGTGCCGTAGACGCTGAGGGCAGGGTTCAGATGTTGCCTGCTGAAGTCCCCAGGGATGATGCAGAGAGCTGTCAGGCTGTCCATGTTGGGGAGGTTGGGGGCACAGACGTGCATTGGGACAGTTGTGGACCGAGCTCAGGGGACAGACCTTTACGTGAACTCCACCGCAGAGACACCGCGGGGTCTGCCCCTCAGGCCagagctcctcctccagtcCCTGGGTGGCAGGAGCATGGAGGGGTGGGCGGAGCTGGACACGACCACAGAGAGAAGCCCTATCTGACCTGCCTCACTCTGACTCCGACTGCAGATGTGAGTGACAGTTCTGTTTTTGATGAGCTAGAGAAGATGGAGCGGATCTCCCACCTCAGAGCTTCGCTGAGGGTAAAGGAAGCGGAGCTTAATAAAGTCAAAACCCTTAAGTGAGGAAACAGTAATGACTTTTGTAATCAGCTACAGTCACCTCTGTATGCCACACCTCAGTCTGTATTCAAAAGGCAACCTGTCCattttgtttgtggttggtTTGTTGTCCTGTGTAGATTGGAATTAGGGAGAttgtatataatttatgtaaCTGGCGCTATTTTATGTTGTCTGAAaacttgaaaaatgtaaaattaaatgcataaaGCATAAACTAAAGTCATAAAGCATGTCTTATATAGGGCATTTTCTTCTAGAACAGCAGAATCAactgtgtatttgtgcacattACAGAGGTCATTAAGGTCAAAATGCCATACATGCATTTTCGaagccttgttttgtttaatgtctaaaaaaaagatttttaatttttacatttttttacagtaCACATTGCTGTAGAAATTTGTTCTTAAATTATTATGAGCCCTCGCAATGAaagatttattgtttttctgcattctacAAAAATAAAGGTAATAATATAAAGTATTATTCcaatgtgattattattattttaaaatgtacacatgAATGACGTAAGATAAGTCGACATAAAGTATACTTAACATTTtactacatttttaatgtaaaagttgaACTGATGTATGTTTTTCCTTGCAGGGGCTCATCGGCTGAAACGCTAACTGTGCTGTAGCCTCTTGTGGATGCAGGGATGCAGTAAGCCGGGTTTTGGGCCTCTGCCTTTCCCATACACACTTCGCATCCTCCATGTCTGCgtcatgttttgtctttgtatCTGTTTGCACGTTGTTCGTACTGATCAGCTCTCCAGTAGTTAACACACtgatgcattgtgtgtgtgtgtgtgtgtgtgtgtgtgtgtgtgtgtgtgtgtgtgtgtgtgtgtgtgtgtgtgtgtgtgtgtgtgtgtgtgaaagtatcTGGAGTTTCTCCTCTACTTTCTCACAGAGGTTTATCTCTGTACCTTCTGCACCACATACGTCAGATACTGCTCCCTAGCTGATACGTGCTATGGTAACGGGGCCGATTACAGCAGGTGCCTACCTCGTTTCACACTGCCATTGCCTGGCTTTATAAATGCTGCTCAGTTTAACTAGTGAGAAGTTTATAGGTGATAGGCCAATGGTCTGAGTGTATTAAAACGAACTGCTTTACTGAAAGCCCCCCAGCTGCAGCAATTCAAGGCTGAGTGTGATAATCTGCTACATGGCCAAATCAAGCCACTAGCAGCTTCACACGGTGCAGTTTTAATTCAGCAGTCCTGACAGGCTGCACTACCCAGCTCGCACTACCTCTCCACAGTCCTGACAGACTCTCCCCAGGCAGACCTGATACACACGATCAGCAGTGCAGAGATGAAGGCCCAAGTGTAGATGTTTAGAAGAGTTTGTGACAGTGTCAtgtctcacccactcactcctGAGTTACTCCTCAGTACCAAGGTTTTCAGAGTTGATTAAAGGTGCTATTTTTTCTATTACACGGTCTTATTTTATGAGCCAACAGGATCCTGCGTGTGTTTTATAGGATCCTTAGTAGTGTGTTTAACTGAAGCAAAGTGTATTTAGTAGTGTGTTCTATGTAGAGGCATGAGAAtcgaggtgtgggtgtggttgaaTGCCTGGCCACGCCCCTCCTCCTATAAGACAGCAGGAGTGGGAGTTGTCACGGAGACGAAGCTCCCAGGCGGGGTACAGACACTTGCCAAGATGTCTCGCTGTCAGCCTGAAGGACCCATGCTGCAGGTAAGCTGTGCAGCAGCTCAGGACAGGTTCGGGACAGGTTCAGGACAGGTTCAGGACAGGTTctcacaagcagacacacacggCAGCATTGACAGGGGTAGAGGAGCCTGACATTATCAGTACTAGAACGACTGGTACCTCAATTAAGTAAGGACATGTAGAGTTGGTTATAGAGCACCTATAAGGCAATATGTAGTTACCTAGAGTACCTGTAGAGTATATAGATTTTCaatctatttttctctttgtgttatTATTGTGATCTAACATTGATAAAGTGAGGTATGACTGACTTCCTGTCACCTACAGTACACAATGATACATAAAGAAGAATAAGAGGAATTACTAAGTGAGGAAAAGTATTTGAAACCTGAGTAAAAGTAACTCCTGTACATATAGCGCAGtccgtgtggtgtgtgtgtgtgagtgcctgctCTGGTGAGAGAGGTCACTGTGTGGGGTGCTGACACAGTCTGCCAGCCACACAGCAACTCCATTCCTTTATTTTAGTCTCTGTATTCCTATGAATAGtgccactctctctgtgtcttctgtGATTATACTAATTACTACCCTCAGAGCCAATTACGACTGGCATGCTAGAGGGCCATTCTAAAGGTTTCAGGAGAGACTGTGGCTTGGTCTACTGCGGCACGTCAGGGGTGTTTACTgctactgctgtgtgtgcatgcctgagtgtgtgtgtgtgtgtgtgtgtgttatgtgcaGTGCGGGAGTGTTGTCAGCACTGTGATAAGGTCCAGGTGTCTGAGTGTTTGGTTCTCCCCAAACAGGTGTTCTGCTtgcgaggtgtgtgtgtgtcctacacaCTGCTGTTGGTTTTGCTCCTGCCTGAGCTTGGCCTTGTGGCTCGTCCGCGCTGTGGAGTGGAGCTCATCGCTGAtctggagtttgtgtgtggcGACCGAGGGTTTTACAGAGGTAGGGCGATCCACACACCGCGTCTGTATCCAGATCCTGTAGTGCACACtttaacacagagagactgtAAAACTGCTGACGGTTCAGTAATGGTCAGGTTAATGCAGTTATCAGTACACTACATGAATGTTAACTGCATAACTGTTTTCAGCATTAGAGCACAATCACAATGGTTTATATCAGTTCATGAAAACTGACCTTACTGTGCTAAGATACTGttatcactttgcatttttttccacGACAACATGCAATGGCATCAGTCAAAGACATGAGGTTTCATCTGATAGCTGAGTCACAGAACAGCCCTTTGACCAGTgaatattacaaataatttatgtttacataataaacaactaaataagCCTTCCCTCATGCGCTCTTCCTTTAGGATTCAAATTTGTTGACGTCAGCATTTTCACTTCCAGAGCCATCTCACCCTGTTCCAAAGCCAAGGCCACTCTACCCCCCACCAATCTTcagctcctctctcccctcctctctgttcaAGTGTCCTCTGCTCTTTTCTTAAATCATTTTCAGTTAAATCCTAACTCATATGCTCTTACAGCAAAaatcagacacaacacacacacacacacacacacacacacaccccatactgTACACTTAAAGCCCAATTCTGATGAAATGACAGTGGCCTGTcatgggtgtgtttgtacaggTCGAGCACGTAATGGGGGCTCTCGCTCCCGGGGTAATGGCATCGTGGAACAGTGCTGCATAAAAGGATGTGACCTGCAGCATTTAGAGCAGTACTGTGCCAAGCCCAGTAGAGGGCGCCGACAAGCACCCGCATTCCCACTGCCAACCAGAGTAAGTccattacactacactaacatCCATTAAATTAACCTCAGTTCCACAGCCTCAGTTGTGAAGACTCCATCAGCACTTTTACTTGAACAAATCTATATCTGCTATTCAGTTGAATACATTCAAAAAGTCATTATACTAGTAACTCTCTTTTAAAACTTATAACGATTTGAGACTTTTATCTTAAATCAACAATAAAAAGTAGAAGGAGGCAGAAGGAAGAGAACATTGTGAATCATCAGTGTGAGATCTGTTTCACACTACTGATCCTCCTAACCCAGTATGGCCTGGTTTTTCTCTGCAGGAGGCCCAGTTCCAGATGCTGTTTTTGAAACAGTACCAGAGGTTTCTTGAGCTCAACCCAGAAAAACTGGCCCAGAGAATGCAGGAGCAATCACTCTACCTAGAGACACTCAGAAACCCAACGTTACTTAATTCTAACGAGAAGATATCCAATCCGCCTGTATGCTTATGAAGGGAAAATGTCACCTCTACGAGCCCTCACAGCCCTACGTCACCTCTACGAGCCCTCACAGCCCTACGTCACCTCTACGAGCCCTCACAGCCCTACGTCACCTCTACGAGCCCTCACAGCCCTACGTCACCTCTACGAGCCCTCACAGCCCTACGTCACCTCTACGAGCCCTCACAGCCCTACGTCACCTCTACGAGCCCTCACAGCCCTACGTCACCTCTACGAGCCCTCACAGCCCTACGTCACCTCTACGAGCCCTCACAGCCCTGCGTCACCTCTACGAGCCCTCACAGCCCTGCGTCACCTCTACGAGCCCTCACAGCTCTACGTCACCTCTAAGAGCCCTCACACCTTTATATCACGTCTACGAGCCATCTCAGTTTTACATCACCTCTATGAGCTCTCACAGCCCTATGCCACCTCTACATCACCTCTACAAGCCCTCACAACTCAGGCTCACCATTCATAAACTTCCACCCCAAAGACTTCACCAAAAACATCACATGGCGTTTATATAAATGATGAAGGTGTGAATGGGATCAGTAGGTACAAAAAAacttttcttctgtttataATTTTAACAGCAGGTGCTTTAACAACAGATGCTTACTTATTATTCAGTCATCTTTAATAATTATTGAGTTTAAATGTCTAGCATCTTCACAACGACTTACCTATTTGTCATTCTAACAGTATATGTGCTCCTGGGGAATCAAGCCCCTGACCGTGGTGTT
This window encodes:
- the si:dkeyp-110g5.4 gene encoding uncharacterized protein si:dkeyp-110g5.4 isoform X1; the encoded protein is MSETKGVEREREQKADRQLLSMASLESAEVYIPRDACVRTIRLQDLPLSISRKIGNCLRASEHERQACRRSSPTATWICPVELRPGAGERPAAGRTLVPLEGQVCLPVVSASLLAHRLLQEALPYGNRSHSSAGPDGGAAPVSCSRVSAGRRNAMILYDGQIFLSVRKTKNQGRGTRHTIPHNAGAGRPQNDGWSKQEPACQIPGLESVQNEHHMEETDNGVQQDGLPSGSVYSNDAAVTERLVGDSRRSLSGLEADVMGGAERSCAVDAEGRVQMLPAEVPRDDAESCQAVHVGEVGGTDVHWDSCGPSSGDRPLRELHRRDTAGSAPQARAPPPVPGWQEHGGVGGAGHDHREKPYLTCLTLTPTADVSDSSVFDELEKMERISHLRASLRVKEAELNKVKTLK
- the si:dkeyp-110g5.4 gene encoding uncharacterized protein si:dkeyp-110g5.4 isoform X2; amino-acid sequence: MASLESAEVYIPRDACVRTIRLQDLPLSISRKIGNCLRASEHERQACRRSSPTATWICPVELRPGAGERPAAGRTLVPLEGQVCLPVVSASLLAHRLLQEALPYGNRSHSSAGPDGGAAPVSCSRVSAGRRNAMILYDGQIFLSVRKTKNQGRGTRHTIPHNAGAGRPQNDGWSKQEPACQIPGLESVQNEHHMEETDNGVQQDGLPSGSVYSNDAAVTERLVGDSRRSLSGLEADVMGGAERSCAVDAEGRVQMLPAEVPRDDAESCQAVHVGEVGGTDVHWDSCGPSSGDRPLRELHRRDTAGSAPQARAPPPVPGWQEHGGVGGAGHDHREKPYLTCLTLTPTADVSDSSVFDELEKMERISHLRASLRVKEAELNKVKTLK
- the igf3 gene encoding insulin-like growth factor 3, which codes for MRIEVWVWLNAWPRPSSYKTAGVGVVTETKLPGGVQTLAKMSRCQPEGPMLQVFCLRGVCVSYTLLLVLLLPELGLVARPRCGVELIADLEFVCGDRGFYRGRARNGGSRSRGNGIVEQCCIKGCDLQHLEQYCAKPSRGRRQAPAFPLPTREAQFQMLFLKQYQRFLELNPEKLAQRMQEQSLYLETLRNPTLLNSNEKISNPPVCL